The following nucleotide sequence is from Diospyros lotus cultivar Yz01 chromosome 3, ASM1463336v1, whole genome shotgun sequence.
TTGGCAGAATTGGCAAATATGATGTGCAAGTGCCCCTAACCCCACATCCAGATTTCCCATAAAGACAATCATGGGAATGCCTTGACCATCTATAAATTAAAGTTGGCAGAATTGGCAAATATGATGTGCAAGTGCCCCTAACCCCACATCCAGATTTCCCATAAAGACAATCATGGCATTGTCGAAATATTAGTTACAGACAATCAGCCCCCTTCTATCAATTTCCCCCTCTGCCATAATCTCCATCATTGGCAATGCCACCACCATGAGGTCCCCTTCCCAACCATTTCATTCCCCATTGTTGCAGCTATAAGCTATAAAGAAAGCAACAAATAGTCATCAACATCAATTGAACACCAGCTACCCCTCCTTTACCctaatcatcaaaatcaattgaatgcaatttatatgaaattaaatgaaCAGTCTAATATTTAAAGCTGCACAATGGACAGTCATTCATTTCCGTGTTTGAATTTAGTAAAGTATACCGTCACCATTGTAATAGAGGGAATTTGAGCTGTTTGATTAGGTCTGTAATGCCACGCCACATGGGGCAGCAGTGATGATGGGTTCATCCCAACATGATTGGCAGGGATGGAAAATGGTACACCCAAGGGAGCATgatgtcatgaccccaaggatagattagtaaatataataggaGGAGTTTACATGcattatacaataattgtaatttccttttcttgttttctgttATAAAGTTTTATCCTTAGCTAATAGGCAGTTAGGCTGTttttgtattgcacatgggtgcatgtgggaggctgtaggctatatataagcctcaGCTGAGGATGAGAGGTTATGCTTGAATTGTTTGAATGAAactctgattctctctctacaattctctccattctccccctcatttctctctacattcttttCCCCATTATTGTCCATTATTTCCTCTCCAATGttctgttcttgattctattccATCAGATCCTTTTGATTGtcaatccaatcctaagctaaaccctaggtacatgacacatGAGTAGTGGTGTGGTGATTGCTAATGGCATTAGCAAGTAGGACGGGAGGATGATTGGTTTGTTTTGACCAGGTTGGAGCCACAATAGGCATTGGTGCATCATGTCAACAAACTATAGAACTACTGGCCTAAGAAGAATGTTTGCGGAAATGGCAATCCGGAAAATATGGAACAAGGACAAAATAGAGGTGCACAACATTCTCCAATATCCTTTTCTAGTTAAAACTACTTTGCATATATGAGAAGATCAATAGACACACTTGTAAAGAGACTGAATGGAATAGAAAAGTTTGCAACAAAAGACAAAAGagaaaaccaaagaaaattCAGTAGGACACTCTTCaacatgatataaaatataataaccttacaaaagaaatagaattataGATTTGGAAAAAATGTTTGGCAAGTTAGACTTCATGTGACCAACTCCACCTAGTGGGATAAAGTTTGGTGGTGCTGCTAGATGTGTTGTCTCTTTTTCTAGTCAAAAACTGCAACTCTAAGTCACAAGATAACATTTACTAATACTCCAAGGCTACCATTTGTGTTACCCCAACCTTAAGCACAAAAATTTGTTAGACTTCCAAGGCCGTTACATTCACTTGtcatattttatacatttattgGTTGCCTTGTTCAATACATGTGTGGCAACCACATATTCACTTTAACCATCCAAAAATGCATACtagtacaaaaatattttggaaagcACCTGAAATATAATCTTCAGAGTGGAATATTTCAACAAATATGCAATGTCACGTTTGGCCATTCCAAAACTTTACAAGCAATTATCCAATTAGAATAAGCTAAGACAACAGATAGAGAAAGTTACCTTTAGCTGATATTGTACCTCCAGTCACACATCCAGCAACAACTGTATTTGTGGCGTCGTGTTTTGCCCGAGCCTTTAAAGAAGGGCTCAATGGTTAGCATGTTtggcaaagaaagaaaaatagagatacATATATTAATTGTGGAGAAATCACATAAACTGGAGACAAAGATTAAATCCAAATTATTCAGCTGCTGAAAAACAGGAGGCAaagattaaattcaaattattcaGCTGCTGAAAAACTGAAGGCAAAGATTAAATCCAAATTATTCAGCTGCTGAAAAAATTGCATACTCTCATTTAGAAATTAGAAACCTTGTTATACCTTCTCAATGACACATTCAGCTGCTGAAAAGATCAAGCCCATAACAGCAAAAGTTTTACAAGAACTCCAACTCCTTTGTCCCATTTGCTTAGCTGTGTAAACAAATTGCTGCCTACCAGTCATTTCCTCTTGCATTAGGGGTCTGTCCAATGCCCCCATAAAGAGACCCATGCAGAGTCCCAAGCCACCTCCTGCAAATATTAACACAGCATAACATAATAAGAAAATCTGTCAGTTACAAAACCCC
It contains:
- the LOC127798193 gene encoding mitochondrial import inner membrane translocase subunit TIM22-4-like, with protein sequence MSANPENEPSNGSMPSALNEAQKPPIEPLRLPTVEEMRGQDIWNNCFVRSVVSGVMGGGLGLCMGLFMGALDRPLMQEEMTGRQQFVYTAKQMGQRSWSSCKTFAVMGLIFSAAECVIEKARAKHDATNTVVAGCVTGGTISAKGGPKAACAGCAGFAAFSVLIEKFLDRHD